The Castanea sativa cultivar Marrone di Chiusa Pesio chromosome 11, ASM4071231v1 genome contains a region encoding:
- the LOC142615335 gene encoding aspartic proteinase CDR1-like encodes MASHHHSLLSLAASATTFSIILLCRFTLIEALNGGFSVDLIYRDSPDSPFYNASETHSQRVAKALRRSINRVNHFKPSSSVSPNLAQTDIISNSGEYLMKYSVGTPPVAILGVADTGSDLIWLQCKPCTECYKQAAPFFDPEMSTTYKSISCTSSQCESLRKTSCSNDGTSCQYSVSYGDQSFSNGDLAVDTFTLGSTTSDHPVSLPETIIGCGHDNNGHFDAKGSGIVGLGGGTVSLVSQLSSSIGGKFSYCLVPLTSREKSSKLNFGSNAVVSGPGTVSTPLVPNSPDTFYFLTLKAMSVGSKRLELSGSSGSGNLEGNIIIDSGTTVTTLPTEFYSSFESAVAEEIDLERGDDPSQFLSLCYKHTSDSIEIPSITAHFTGADVKLNPDTTFIQIDEELLCLAFRANQKITIFGNLAQSNLLVGYDLVKKTVSFKPTDCTKL; translated from the coding sequence atGGCATCTCATCATCACTCACTTCTTTCTTTGGCTGCATCGGCAACTACGTTCTCCATTATCTTACTTTGTCGCTTCACTCTCATTGAGGCTCTCAATGGAGGCTTTAGCGTGGATCTCATCTATCGCGACTCTCCGGACTCTCCCTTCTACAACGCTTCTGAAACTCACTCGCAGCGCGTAGCGAAGGCCTTGCGGCGTTCCATTAACCGTGTCAATCATTTTAAGCCAAGTTCTTCAGTCTCTCCCAATTTAGCCCAAACAGATATAATCTCAAATAGCGGCGAATACCTTATGAAATACTCAGTTGGTACGCCACCAGTCGCAATACTAGGCGTTGCCGATACTGGTAGTGATTTGATATGGCTACAGTGCAAACCTTGCACTGAGTGCTATAAGCAAGCAGCTCCATTTTTTGATCCTGAAATGTCCACAACCTACAAAAGCATTTCTTGCACTTCATCACAATGTGAGTCTCTAAGGAAAACATCATGCTCCAACGATGGAACAAGTTGTCAATATTCCGTCTCTTATGGAGATCAGTCATTCTCAAACGGAGACCTTGCTGTAGACACTTTCACTCTGGGATCAACTACAAGCGATCATCCCGTCTCTCTCCCTGAAACTATCATAGGGTGTGGACATGATAATAATGGTCACTTTGATGCCAAAGGTTCCGGCATTGTTGGCCTTGGGGGCGGCACGGTTTCCCTTGTTTCCCAATTGAGTTCTTCTATTGGTGGCAAATTCTCCTATTGCTTGGTGCCATTAACTTCAAGAGAAAAATCAAGCAAACTGAATTTTGGTAGTAACGCCGTGGTTTCGGGTCCTGGAACGGTGTCTACTCCCTTAGTCCCCAATAGTCCAGACACCTTCTATTTCCTGACACTCAAAGCAATGAGTGTTGGCAGCAAAAGATTAGAGTTGAGCGGTTCTTCTGGCTCTGGAAACTTAGAGGGCAATATTATCATTGATTCAGGCACAACAGTGACAACGTTGCCAACAGAATTCTACTCCTCGTTTGAATCAGCAGTAGCAGAAGAAATTGATTTAGAGCGCGGTGATGACCCGAGTCAGTTTCTAAGTCTTTGCTACAAGCACACATCAGATTCTATAGAAATTCCAAGTATCACAGCTCATTTCACCGGTGCAGATGTGAAGTTAAATCCAGACACCACCTTCATTCAAATAGATGAGGAACTTTTGTGCTTGGCTTTCCGTGCTAATCAAAAAATTACCATCTTCGGTAACTTGGCCCAGTCCAATTTATTAGTAGGCTATGACCTTGTGAAGAAAACTGTATCTTTCAAGCCAACGGATTGCACCAAGCTCTAA
- the LOC142616643 gene encoding aspartic proteinase CDR1-like — MSVGNKRLELSSSYASGGSKGNIIIDSGTTLTYFPAEFYSKFESAVAEEINFERIDHPSHLLCYNISDHDIDVPNITAHFSGADVKLNLTSTFFPITDDHELECLAFQAGQQSIFGNLARSNVLVGYDRVEKTVSFKPMDCTKL, encoded by the coding sequence ATGAGTGTTGGCAACAAAAGATTGGAGCTAAGTAGTTCTTATGCCTCTGGAGGCTCAAAGGGCAATATTATCATTGATTCAGGTACCACATTGACATATTTCCCAGCAGAGTTCTACTCGAAGTTCGAATCAGCAGTAGCagaagaaattaattttgagcGCATTGATCACCCAAGTCACCTTCTTTGCTACAATATTTCAGATCATGATATAGATGTTCCAAATATCACAGCACATTTTAGCGGTGCAGATGTGAAGCTGAATCTAACCAGCACCTTCTTCCCAATAACCGATGATCATGAACTTGAGTGCTTAGCTTTCCAAGCTGGTCAACAATCCATCTTCGGTAACTTAGCACGGTCCAATGTGCTGGTAGGCTATGACCGTGTGGAGAAAACTGTATCTTTCAAGCCAATGGATTGCACCAAGCTCTAA